The Corvus hawaiiensis isolate bCorHaw1 chromosome 2, bCorHaw1.pri.cur, whole genome shotgun sequence genome includes a window with the following:
- the KLHL15 gene encoding kelch-like protein 15 yields MAGDVEGFSSSIHDTSVSAGFRALYEEGLLLDVTLVIEDHQFQAHKALLATQSDYFRIMFTADMRERDQDKIHLKGLTATGFSHVLQFMYYGTIELSMNTVHEILQAAMYVQLIEVVKFCCSFLLAKICLENCAEIMRLLDDFGVNIEGVREKLDSFLLENFVPLMSRPDFLSYLSFEKLMSYLDNDRLSRFPEIELYEAVQAWLRHDRRRWRHTDTIIQNIRFCLMTPSSVFEKVKTSEFYRYSRQLRHEVDQAMNYFHSVHQQPLMEMKSNKIRSAKPQTAVFRGMIGHSMVNSKILLLHKPRVWWELEGPQVPLRPDCLAIVNNFVFLLGGEELGPDGEFHASSKVFRYDPRQNTWLRMADMSVPRSEFAVGVIGRYVYAVAGRTRDETFYSTERYDITEDKWEFVDPYPVNKYGHEGTVLGNKLYITGGITSSSTSKQVCVFDPSKEGTVEQRTRRTQVVTNCWENKCKMNYARCFHKMISYNGKLYVFGGVCVILRASFESQGCPSTEVYDPDTDQWTILASMPIGRSGHGVAVLDKQIMVLGGLCYNGHYSDSILTFDPEENKWKEDEYPRMPCKLDGLQVCSLHFPEYVLEHVRRCS; encoded by the exons ATGGCAGGGGACGTGGAAGGGTTTAGCTCCTCCATCCATGACACCAGTGTCTCTGCAGGATTCAGAGCACTGTATGAGGAGGGATTGCTTCTTGATGTCACACTTGTCATTGAAGACCACCAATTTCAGGCCCATAAAGCACTGCTTGCCACCCAGAGTGATTACTTCAGGATTATGTTCACAGCTGACATGCGAGAACGAGATCAGGACAAAATCCATTTGAAAGGTCTGACAGCTACAGGCTTCAGTCATGTCCTCCAATTCATGTACTATGGAACTATTGAACTGAGTATGAACACTGTTCATGAAATCCTTCAGGCTGCCATGTATGTCCAGCTTATAGAGGTGGTAAagttttgctgctcttttctcttAGCTAAAATCTGCTTAGAAAACTGTGCAGAAATTATGAGACTTCTGGATGATTTTGGTGTAAACATCGAAGGAGTCAGGGAAAAATTGGATTCCTTTCTGCTAGAGAATTTTGTGCCACTCATGTCCagacctgacttcctttcataTCTGAGCTTTGAGAAGCTCATGTCTTACTTGGATAATGATCGTCTGAGCAGGTTTCCAGAGATAGAGCTGTATGAAGCTGTTCAGGCCTGGCTGCGCCATGATAGAAGACGCTGGAGGCATACGGACACCATCATTCAGAACATCAGGTTTTGTTTGATGACACCATCCAGTGTTTTTGAGAAG GTAAAAACATCAGAGTTTTATCGATACTCCCGGCAGCTGCGACATGAGGTTGACCAAGCCATGAATTACTTTCATAGCGTTCACCAACAGCCTTTGATGGAAATGAAATCGAACAAAATTCGTTCTGCCAAACCCCAGACTGCAGTGTTTAGAGGAATGATAGGACACAGTATGGTAAACAGTAAAATTCTTCTCTTGCACAAACCGAGGGTCTGGTGGGAACTGGAGGGTCCTCAAGTACCTTTACGACCAGACTGCCTTGCCATTGTAAATAACTTCGTGTTCTTGTTAGGTGGGGAAGAACTGGGGCCAGATGGTGAGTTTCATGCTTCATCCAAAGTGTTTAGATACGACCCAAGACAGAACACTTGGTTACGAATGGCAGACATGTCTGTGCCACGTTCTGAGTTTGCTGTTGGAGTGATTGGCAGGTATGTTTATGCAGTGGCTGGGAGAACCAGGGATGAAACGTTTTACTCAACTGAACGGTATGATATTACTGAAGATAAATGGGAATTTGTGGATCCCTATCCAGTCAATAAGTACGGACATGAAGGGACTGTGCTTGGTAACAAGTTGTATATCACTGGTGGAATTACGTCATCTTCAACTTCTAAGCAAGTGTGTGTGTTTGATCCCAGTAAAGAAGGGACAGTAGAGCAGCGAACACGGAGAACTCAAGTGGTCACTAACTGCTGGGAgaacaaatgcaaaatgaattATGCAAGATGCTTTCACAAAATGATTTCTTACAATGGTAAGCTTTATGTCTTTGGTGGTGTCTGTGTGATCCTGAGAGCCTCCTTTGAATCTCAAGGATGTCCATCTACAGAGGTTTATGACCCCGATACTGATCAATGGACTATATTGGCTTCTATGCCAATAGGTAGGAGTGGTCATGGTGTAGCTGTTCTGGACAAACAGATAATGGTTCTTGGAGGCCTTTGCTACAATGGTCATTACAGTGATTCGATTCTCACTTTTGatccagaggaaaacaaatggaaagaaGATGAATATCCAAGGATGCCCTGCAAGCTGGACGGCTTACAGGTCTGCAGCCTGCACTTTCCTGAGTATGTTTTGGAGCATGTTAGACGGTGCAGCTAA